In Luteibacter mycovicinus, a genomic segment contains:
- the panD gene encoding aspartate 1-decarboxylase, whose translation MQLNMLKCKIHRATVTHAELNYEGSIAIDGNLLDAAGIREYEQIHAWNISNGERFVTYALRADEGSGIISVNGSAARRVSVGDLVIIAAFATLSEAEMAKYQPDLVYVDANNRITHTNHSIPKQAA comes from the coding sequence ATGCAGCTCAACATGCTCAAGTGCAAGATCCACCGCGCCACGGTGACTCACGCCGAGCTGAACTACGAAGGTTCGATCGCCATCGACGGCAACCTGCTCGACGCCGCGGGTATCCGCGAGTACGAGCAGATCCATGCCTGGAACATCAGCAACGGCGAACGATTCGTCACCTACGCGCTGCGCGCGGATGAGGGCTCGGGCATCATTTCCGTCAACGGCAGCGCCGCCCGTCGCGTCTCCGTAGGCGACCTCGTGATCATCGCCGCGTTCGCCACCCTGTCCGAGGCCGAGATGGCCAAGTATCAGCCGGACCTGGTGTACGTCGACGCGAACAACCGCATCACCCATACGAATCATTCGATTCCGAAGCAGGCGGCGTAG
- the panC gene encoding pantoate--beta-alanine ligase: protein MQTVTDAAALRATVRGWRAAGHNVGFVPTMGNLHAGHHSLLKLARARADRVVASVFVNPTQFGPGEDFERYPRTLAQDQAGLAEAGCDILFAPEVSTMYPFGPAASVSIHVPVITDTLEGAHRPGHFDGVATVVAKLFSLVQPDLAVFGQKDFQQLKVIERMVADLSLSVKVMSAPTLRDEDGLAKSSRNQYLSTQERARAPQIYATLTQMRDLFGQGHSWQALEQAARARLERAGFVPDYVAIRRADDLTEPTAEQRDGLVALVAARLGNTRLIDNLPFD, encoded by the coding sequence ATGCAGACCGTTACCGATGCCGCCGCGCTCCGCGCCACCGTCCGTGGCTGGCGCGCCGCCGGCCACAACGTCGGCTTCGTGCCCACGATGGGCAACCTGCACGCCGGCCACCATTCGCTGCTGAAGCTGGCGCGTGCCCGCGCTGACCGCGTGGTCGCCAGCGTGTTCGTCAACCCGACCCAGTTCGGTCCGGGCGAGGACTTCGAGCGCTACCCGCGTACCCTGGCTCAGGATCAGGCTGGCCTGGCCGAGGCAGGGTGCGACATCCTTTTCGCCCCCGAGGTGTCGACGATGTATCCGTTCGGCCCGGCCGCCAGTGTCAGCATCCACGTGCCGGTCATCACCGACACGCTCGAGGGTGCGCATCGCCCGGGGCACTTCGACGGCGTCGCCACCGTGGTGGCCAAGCTGTTCAGCCTGGTCCAGCCGGATCTCGCCGTGTTCGGCCAGAAAGACTTTCAGCAGCTCAAGGTGATCGAGCGGATGGTCGCCGACCTCTCGCTGTCGGTGAAGGTCATGTCCGCGCCGACCCTGCGTGACGAGGACGGCCTGGCCAAGAGCTCGCGCAACCAGTATCTGTCGACCCAGGAGCGCGCCCGCGCGCCGCAGATCTACGCCACCCTGACCCAGATGCGCGATCTGTTCGGTCAGGGTCACAGCTGGCAGGCGCTGGAACAAGCCGCCAGGGCGCGTCTGGAGCGGGCCGGCTTCGTGCCCGACTACGTGGCGATTCGCCGTGCGGACGACCTTACGGAGCCGACGGCGGAGCAGCGCGACGGCCTCGTCGCCCTCGTGGCTGCCCGGCTGGGCAATACCCGCCTGATCGACAACCTGCCGTTCGACTGA
- the panB gene encoding 3-methyl-2-oxobutanoate hydroxymethyltransferase, producing the protein MYVEKTSAPARKPVTVPGLKAMKADGRKIVMLTAYDASFAAQLEFAGVDIALVGDSLGMVVQGRSSTLPVTVDEMVYHTAATARGLSATLLVADLPFMSDRDVATAMDAAARLVGQAGAAMVKIEGAGRICEVIAALAERDIPVCSHLGLTPQSVNKFGGYKVQGKTQDAADKLLADARAVEAAGADLLVLECVPSALAKRITAELSIPVIGIGAGVDCDGQVLVVYDLLGLTPGKRPKFSKDFLAGRDSIQGAIAAYVEDVREQRFPGAEHSFT; encoded by the coding sequence GTGTACGTCGAAAAAACGAGTGCGCCGGCGCGTAAGCCGGTGACCGTGCCGGGCCTCAAGGCGATGAAAGCCGATGGCCGGAAGATCGTGATGCTCACCGCCTACGATGCGAGTTTCGCCGCGCAGTTGGAGTTTGCCGGGGTAGATATCGCCCTGGTCGGCGATTCGCTGGGCATGGTGGTACAGGGTCGTTCCAGCACGCTGCCGGTCACGGTCGACGAGATGGTCTACCACACCGCCGCGACCGCGCGCGGGCTGTCGGCGACCCTGCTGGTGGCCGACCTGCCGTTCATGAGCGATCGCGACGTGGCGACCGCCATGGACGCCGCTGCGCGACTGGTGGGGCAGGCGGGTGCCGCCATGGTCAAGATCGAGGGCGCCGGGCGTATCTGCGAGGTCATCGCCGCGCTGGCCGAACGCGACATTCCGGTCTGCAGCCATCTGGGTCTGACGCCGCAATCGGTGAACAAGTTCGGCGGCTACAAGGTGCAGGGCAAGACGCAGGACGCCGCCGACAAGCTGCTGGCCGACGCGAGGGCGGTGGAAGCCGCCGGTGCCGACCTGCTGGTGCTCGAGTGCGTGCCGTCCGCGCTGGCAAAACGCATCACCGCCGAGCTGTCCATTCCCGTGATCGGGATCGGCGCGGGCGTCGATTGCGACGGTCAGGTACTGGTCGTGTACGACCTGCTCGGCCTCACCCCCGGCAAGCGCCCGAAGTTCTCGAAGGACTTCCTCGCCGGCCGCGATTCCATTCAGGGCGCGATCGCCGCCTATGTCGAGGACGTGCGCGAACAGCGCTTCCCCGGCGCCGAACACAGCTTCACCTGA
- the folK gene encoding 2-amino-4-hydroxy-6-hydroxymethyldihydropteridine diphosphokinase, with protein MSVTALIGLGGNLGDVRARLAAAIDALGRVPGVSVGARSRFYRTPPWGNVDQPDFVNAAVAVDTAMGPHDLLDVLLATERDFGRVRDGERWGPRTLDLDLLAYGDRTIDDERLTVPHPRIAERAFVLLPLADIAPTLTLPGIGRVDALLGHVDAAGCVLLG; from the coding sequence GTGAGCGTGACCGCGCTGATCGGCCTGGGTGGCAACCTGGGTGACGTGCGTGCGCGGCTCGCGGCCGCGATCGACGCGCTCGGCCGGGTGCCGGGCGTTTCGGTGGGGGCTCGCTCGCGGTTTTACCGTACGCCGCCCTGGGGCAACGTCGACCAGCCGGACTTCGTCAATGCGGCGGTCGCGGTCGATACCGCCATGGGCCCGCATGACCTCCTCGATGTCCTGCTCGCCACCGAGCGCGACTTCGGGCGTGTTCGCGATGGCGAGCGCTGGGGGCCGCGCACGCTCGATCTGGACCTGCTGGCTTACGGCGATCGCACGATCGACGACGAGCGGCTTACCGTGCCACATCCCCGCATCGCTGAACGAGCCTTCGTGCTGTTGCCCCTCGCGGACATCGCTCCCACGCTGACCCTGCCCGGGATCGGACGGGTCGACGCGTTGCTTGGTCACGTCGACGCGGCCGGCTGCGTCTTGCTGGGCTGA
- the pcnB gene encoding polynucleotide adenylyltransferase PcnB has product MNPETRNEVPPTLRVIPREQHSISRKNISKAALRVLYRLHDAGFAAYLVGGAVRDLLLGGHPKDFDVATDATPDEVKGLFRNCRLIGRRFRLAHVVFGPEIIEVATFRGTGEEGGEGDRHIATDGRIVRDNIWGTIEEDAVRRDFRVNALYYDIADFSVRDFVGGMQDLEDRTMRLIGDPDQRYREDPVRMLRAARLAAKLGFTIDAAASAPFATLGHLLTEAAPARLFDESLKLFLGGHGLKSFKMLEACGLLKFLFPATARALERGDNALRALVEQGLANTDARIAEGKSVTPAFLYAVLLWGEVRDQAQGWIAQGYDVNEAWQHAAVRVVGEQCQRVAIPRRFTFTMEEIWSLQPRFEQIHRKRVFRLMSHPRFRAAFDFLLLRAPESDGMRELGEWWAHAQQLPPEMLAAALGGGGVPVHEPSTSSSAPARKRRRRRKPTGRGKGGSGDA; this is encoded by the coding sequence TTGAATCCCGAAACCAGGAATGAGGTTCCGCCGACGCTCCGCGTCATCCCGCGCGAACAGCACTCCATTTCCCGCAAGAACATCAGTAAAGCCGCCCTGCGCGTGCTGTACCGGCTGCACGACGCCGGCTTCGCCGCCTACCTGGTCGGGGGCGCGGTACGCGACCTGCTGCTGGGCGGCCATCCCAAGGACTTCGACGTAGCGACGGACGCCACCCCCGACGAAGTCAAGGGGCTGTTCCGCAACTGCCGCCTGATCGGCCGACGCTTCCGTCTGGCCCACGTCGTGTTCGGCCCCGAGATTATCGAGGTAGCGACCTTCCGTGGCACGGGCGAGGAAGGCGGCGAGGGCGACAGGCACATCGCCACCGACGGCCGCATCGTCCGCGACAACATATGGGGCACGATCGAGGAAGACGCTGTGCGCCGCGACTTCAGGGTCAACGCGCTTTACTACGACATCGCCGATTTCAGCGTGCGCGATTTCGTCGGCGGCATGCAGGACCTCGAAGACCGCACCATGCGGCTGATCGGCGACCCCGATCAGCGCTATCGCGAAGACCCGGTGCGCATGCTGCGCGCCGCCCGCCTTGCCGCGAAGCTCGGCTTCACCATCGATGCCGCCGCGTCCGCGCCCTTCGCGACGCTCGGCCATCTGCTGACCGAGGCGGCACCCGCCCGCCTGTTCGACGAGTCGCTCAAGCTTTTCCTGGGCGGTCACGGCCTGAAGAGCTTCAAGATGCTCGAGGCGTGCGGCCTGCTGAAATTCCTCTTTCCCGCCACGGCGCGGGCGCTCGAGCGGGGCGACAACGCCCTGCGTGCGCTCGTCGAACAGGGGCTCGCCAACACCGATGCACGCATCGCCGAGGGTAAGTCGGTTACGCCGGCCTTCCTGTACGCGGTGCTGTTGTGGGGCGAAGTGCGCGACCAGGCCCAGGGCTGGATCGCCCAGGGCTATGACGTCAACGAAGCATGGCAGCACGCCGCGGTGCGTGTCGTAGGCGAGCAGTGCCAGCGTGTGGCGATCCCGCGCCGCTTCACCTTCACGATGGAAGAGATCTGGTCGCTGCAGCCGCGGTTCGAGCAGATCCACCGCAAGCGCGTGTTCCGTCTGATGTCGCACCCGCGCTTCCGGGCCGCGTTCGATTTCCTTCTCCTGCGTGCCCCGGAATCGGATGGCATGCGCGAGCTGGGCGAGTGGTGGGCGCATGCCCAGCAGTTGCCGCCCGAGATGCTCGCCGCCGCCCTCGGTGGCGGTGGCGTGCCGGTGCACGAGCCTTCCACCTCGTCGTCGGCGCCCGCGCGCAAGCGTCGCCGTCGCCGCAAGCCGACGGGTCGCGGTAAGGGCGGTTCGGGCGACGCGTGA
- the fdxA gene encoding ferredoxin FdxA, producing MTFVVTDNCIKCKYTDCVEVCPVDAFHEGPNFLVINPDECIDCTLCEPECPINAIYPEDDVPAGQEAFVALNAELSKEWKVITERKDGLPDAKDWEGKPGKIDLIER from the coding sequence ATGACCTTTGTCGTTACCGACAACTGCATCAAGTGCAAGTATACGGACTGCGTCGAAGTCTGCCCCGTGGATGCCTTCCATGAGGGCCCGAATTTCCTCGTGATCAATCCGGACGAGTGCATCGACTGCACCCTCTGCGAGCCGGAATGCCCGATCAACGCCATCTACCCCGAGGACGACGTCCCCGCGGGCCAGGAAGCGTTCGTGGCGCTGAATGCCGAACTCTCGAAAGAGTGGAAGGTGATCACCGAGCGCAAGGACGGCCTCCCCGACGCGAAGGACTGGGAAGGTAAGCCGGGCAAGATCGATCTGATCGAGCGCTGA
- the dapA gene encoding 4-hydroxy-tetrahydrodipicolinate synthase, whose amino-acid sequence MDISGSITALATPFAADGSLDLDAFGRLLDQQIAGGTQGVVVAGSTGESHFLEHDEFERLLAFAVKHVDKRIPVIAGTGEAATARTIATTRRAKALGADAALVVAPFYVRPTQEGLRQHFLAVADQGGLPVILYNVPPRTGCDIAPATVAVLRDHPGIIGIKEARGDAERIRALAELIRPDFVYLSGDDGSAHEAMLAGAAGTISVVANLVPDAFRAFCDAARSGDATRAAKETARLAPLIDALNCAPNPIPVKAGLSALGLGSAAPRLPLVELESGPELAKLRETLSALAPLASAA is encoded by the coding sequence TTGGACATCTCAGGAAGCATCACCGCGCTGGCAACGCCCTTTGCCGCCGACGGTTCCCTCGACCTCGACGCTTTCGGTCGCCTGCTCGACCAGCAGATCGCGGGCGGCACGCAGGGCGTGGTCGTGGCCGGCTCCACGGGCGAGTCGCATTTCCTCGAGCATGACGAATTCGAGCGCCTGCTCGCCTTCGCGGTGAAACACGTCGACAAACGCATCCCCGTCATCGCCGGCACCGGCGAAGCGGCTACGGCCAGAACCATCGCCACCACGCGCCGCGCGAAGGCGCTGGGCGCGGACGCGGCGCTGGTCGTGGCGCCGTTCTACGTGCGGCCCACCCAGGAAGGCCTCCGTCAGCATTTCCTCGCGGTAGCCGATCAGGGCGGCCTGCCGGTCATCCTTTACAACGTGCCGCCGCGCACCGGCTGCGATATCGCGCCGGCCACCGTGGCGGTGCTGCGCGACCACCCGGGCATCATCGGGATCAAGGAAGCCCGGGGCGATGCGGAACGCATTCGCGCGCTGGCGGAACTTATCCGCCCGGATTTCGTCTACCTCAGCGGCGACGACGGTTCGGCTCACGAGGCCATGCTGGCGGGCGCCGCGGGGACGATCTCGGTCGTGGCGAACCTCGTGCCGGACGCTTTCCGTGCCTTCTGCGACGCCGCCCGTTCGGGCGATGCCACGCGGGCCGCGAAAGAAACCGCGCGTCTGGCACCACTGATCGACGCGCTTAACTGCGCACCGAACCCGATCCCGGTCAAGGCGGGGCTGAGCGCGCTGGGGCTCGGTTCCGCCGCGCCGCGGCTCCCGCTGGTCGAGCTGGAATCCGGCCCCGAACTGGCGAAGCTGCGCGAAACGCTCTCCGCTCTGGCACCATTGGCGTCTGCCGCCTGA
- a CDS encoding glycine cleavage system protein R, whose protein sequence is MNRSAARSATTDNQLLISTLSPAHRAPILALAKRIADSGCNLADARVSTIGNDTSVMLLASGAWDAVAKLETSLGKLARDEELQIVHYRTTPREPTAHLLPYLVEVIAADRPGILVKIIEFFSRRDISVEQLSSMRYQAMQTGAEMFQAQITIGIPSETHIAALRDDFLELCDGLNLDAIMDPVKF, encoded by the coding sequence TTGAATCGTTCCGCAGCACGTAGCGCCACCACCGATAACCAGCTCCTCATCTCGACGCTGTCGCCGGCGCACCGCGCCCCGATCCTCGCGCTGGCCAAGCGCATCGCGGATTCCGGCTGCAATCTCGCCGACGCCCGCGTCTCCACGATCGGCAACGACACCTCCGTCATGCTGCTGGCTTCGGGCGCCTGGGACGCCGTGGCCAAGCTGGAGACCTCGCTGGGCAAGCTGGCCCGCGACGAAGAACTGCAGATTGTCCATTACCGCACCACGCCGCGCGAACCGACGGCGCACCTGCTGCCCTACCTGGTCGAAGTGATCGCCGCCGATCGTCCGGGCATCCTGGTCAAGATCATCGAGTTCTTCTCCCGGCGCGACATCAGCGTCGAGCAGCTGTCCTCCATGCGCTACCAGGCGATGCAGACCGGCGCCGAGATGTTCCAGGCGCAGATCACCATCGGCATTCCGTCCGAAACCCACATCGCCGCCCTGCGCGACGACTTCCTCGAGTTGTGCGATGGCCTCAATCTCGACGCCATCATGGATCCCGTGAAGTTCTGA
- a CDS encoding peroxiredoxin, which translates to MTGKTTKLPRLEGTLGDGSSLSLASLKGKWVVVFFYPKDSTPGCTNEAKDFRDLYSEFQARGAEVIGVSRDSVRSHANFAARQELPYPLVSDADETWCNAFDVIHEKVLYGKRYLGVVRSTFLIDPNGKIAAEWRGVKIPGHAQAVLERVPTA; encoded by the coding sequence ATGACTGGCAAGACCACGAAACTTCCCAGACTCGAAGGCACCCTCGGCGACGGCTCGTCGCTCTCGCTGGCCTCGTTGAAAGGCAAGTGGGTCGTGGTGTTCTTCTACCCGAAGGACAGCACGCCCGGCTGCACCAACGAAGCGAAAGACTTCCGCGACCTTTACAGCGAATTCCAGGCGCGCGGTGCCGAAGTGATCGGCGTATCCCGCGACTCGGTGCGCTCGCACGCGAACTTCGCGGCCAGGCAGGAACTGCCCTACCCCCTCGTTTCCGACGCCGACGAAACCTGGTGCAACGCGTTCGACGTCATCCACGAAAAGGTACTTTACGGTAAGCGCTATCTCGGCGTGGTCCGCAGCACCTTCCTGATCGATCCCAACGGCAAGATCGCGGCCGAGTGGCGCGGGGTGAAAATCCCGGGCCATGCGCAGGCCGTGCTAGAGCGTGTTCCCACCGCGTGA
- a CDS encoding PhoH family protein, producing the protein MTGSKRIYALDTNVLLHDPTSLFRFEEHDVFIPMTVLEELDEKKKGGSEVSRNGRQVSRFINELIERGGGEGIRGGIELSNPQGVKLKRTAVGRLFFQQRAGHGNGKADNQILAAVLDLRDQYPDRPVILVSKDINLRIKASIYGIDAEDYENDRALDDFALLFTGSDALPEDFWSRHPELRSWNERGRTFYEVSMHEDEAWYANECLYMPGENDVELRVLEITGDEDDRKAKLVLLDDHTHSAHGVWGIAARNREQNFALNLLMDPDVDFVTLLGTAGTGKTLLALAAGLAQVMDQQRYREIIMTRATVSVGEDIGFLPGTEEEKMTPWMGALTDNLEVLANPEEGGSWGRQATNDLLASRVKIRSLNFMRGRTFLSRYLIIDEAQNLTPKQMKTLITRAGPGTKIVCLGNVEQIDTPYLTETTSGLTYAVDRFKMWAHSGHITLKRGERSRLADFASEAL; encoded by the coding sequence ATGACCGGAAGCAAGCGCATCTACGCCCTCGACACCAACGTGCTGCTGCACGATCCAACCTCGCTGTTCCGCTTCGAGGAACACGATGTCTTCATACCGATGACGGTGCTGGAGGAACTGGACGAGAAAAAGAAAGGCGGTTCGGAAGTCTCGCGTAACGGACGGCAGGTCAGTCGATTCATCAACGAGCTCATCGAACGCGGCGGCGGCGAAGGCATCCGCGGAGGCATCGAGCTCTCCAATCCTCAGGGCGTCAAGCTCAAGCGCACCGCGGTCGGCCGGCTGTTCTTCCAGCAGCGCGCCGGGCACGGGAACGGCAAGGCCGACAACCAGATCCTCGCCGCGGTGCTCGACCTGCGCGATCAGTACCCCGATCGGCCGGTCATTCTCGTCAGCAAGGACATCAACCTCCGGATCAAGGCGTCGATCTACGGGATCGACGCGGAAGACTACGAGAACGACCGTGCGCTGGACGATTTCGCCCTGCTCTTCACGGGCTCCGACGCACTGCCGGAAGACTTCTGGAGCCGGCACCCGGAGCTTCGTTCGTGGAACGAGCGCGGTCGCACGTTCTACGAAGTGAGCATGCACGAGGACGAGGCGTGGTACGCCAACGAATGCCTCTACATGCCGGGTGAGAACGACGTCGAACTGCGCGTTCTGGAAATCACCGGCGACGAAGACGATCGCAAGGCAAAGCTCGTACTGCTGGACGACCACACGCATTCCGCGCATGGCGTCTGGGGCATCGCGGCCCGCAACCGTGAGCAGAACTTCGCGCTCAACCTGCTGATGGATCCGGACGTCGACTTCGTCACCCTGCTCGGCACCGCCGGTACGGGTAAGACGCTGCTCGCGCTTGCCGCCGGCCTGGCCCAGGTCATGGACCAGCAGCGCTACCGCGAGATCATCATGACCCGCGCGACGGTTTCCGTCGGCGAGGACATCGGCTTCCTTCCCGGTACGGAGGAGGAGAAGATGACCCCGTGGATGGGTGCACTGACCGATAACCTCGAGGTGCTGGCCAATCCTGAGGAGGGTGGGTCGTGGGGACGTCAGGCCACTAACGATCTGCTCGCGTCGCGCGTGAAGATCCGCTCGCTGAACTTCATGCGCGGTCGTACGTTTCTCAGCCGCTATCTGATCATCGACGAGGCGCAGAATCTGACGCCGAAGCAGATGAAGACGTTGATTACGCGTGCGGGGCCGGGGACGAAGATCGTCTGCCTGGGTAACGTCGAGCAGATCGATACGCCGTATCTGACGGAGACGACGTCGGGACTTACTTATGCGGTGGATCGGTTCAAGATGTGGGCTCATTCGGGGCACATCACGCTGAAACGCGGTGAGAGGTCGAGGTTGGCTGACTTCGCTTCTGAAGCGCTTTAA
- the thiD gene encoding bifunctional hydroxymethylpyrimidine kinase/phosphomethylpyrimidine kinase yields the protein MRPNTLTIAGSDSGGGAGIQADLKTFYARGTYGLTAITAVTSQNTRGVTAVHTLPLAHVRSQIDAVFDDFDIAAVKTGMLGSAAVTRLVAKEMRRRQPAWLVVDPVMIATSGARLLDEDALEALVTRLIPLADMLTPNLPEAEALLGRPLGRDLDAAGADLLALGAAGVLLKGGHGKGREVVDRYYDASGVIEVRNPRLPFEGHGSGCTLASAVAAGLARGKSPQSAVREAIAWVNKAFQRSWRPGRGTVHVLGH from the coding sequence ATGCGTCCTAACACTCTCACCATTGCTGGCTCCGACTCCGGGGGTGGCGCGGGTATTCAGGCTGACCTGAAGACATTTTACGCGCGGGGTACGTATGGCCTGACGGCCATTACCGCGGTGACGTCGCAGAACACGCGTGGGGTGACGGCGGTGCACACGTTACCGTTGGCCCATGTGCGTAGCCAGATCGATGCGGTGTTCGACGACTTCGACATTGCGGCGGTGAAGACCGGGATGCTGGGTAGTGCGGCCGTGACACGGCTGGTGGCGAAGGAGATGCGGCGGCGTCAGCCGGCGTGGCTGGTGGTGGATCCGGTAATGATCGCCACCAGCGGGGCACGATTGCTGGATGAGGATGCGCTTGAGGCGCTGGTGACGCGGCTGATTCCTCTTGCCGACATGCTGACGCCCAATCTTCCTGAGGCCGAGGCGTTGCTGGGCCGTCCTCTGGGACGCGATCTGGATGCCGCGGGGGCCGACTTGTTGGCCCTGGGCGCTGCTGGGGTGCTGCTCAAAGGCGGCCACGGCAAGGGCCGCGAAGTCGTCGATCGCTATTACGACGCCAGTGGGGTTATCGAGGTCCGGAATCCGCGCCTCCCCTTCGAGGGGCATGGGAGCGGCTGCACGCTGGCGTCGGCGGTGGCGGCGGGGCTGGCTCGGGGCAAATCGCCGCAATCGGCTGTCCGCGAGGCGATTGCATGGGTAAACAAGGCCTTCCAGCGGTCCTGGCGACCGGGCCGGGGCACGGTCCACGTGCTGGGGCACTGA
- a CDS encoding aspartyl/asparaginyl beta-hydroxylase domain-containing protein, which yields MVLYLLILFTLCVLLVHLRGRSRLRFDRQLVDHSAIFAPYNLLMYAFSAVPARPILDRRGFPQLDLLQNNWQAIRAEAMHLFDEGFIRSAEKHNDASFNSFFKQGWKRFYLKWYGEPLSSAEALCPETVKLLNSIPSVKAAMFALLPPGSKLNAHRDPFAGSLRYHLGLITPNSDDCRIFVDGEMHAWRDGKDVVFDETYVHWAENRTDQTRVILFADVERPLKSRLMTGINKRVGAFMGSITASPNSDDGNEQVGFVNRMFALNKRGRERTRKFKKANPKLFRLIKYVGIVLMIWLIFLAPYPFYR from the coding sequence ATCGTCCTGTACCTCCTGATCCTGTTCACGCTGTGCGTGCTGCTGGTGCATCTGCGCGGCCGTTCGCGCCTGCGCTTCGATCGCCAGCTGGTGGATCACTCGGCGATCTTCGCGCCGTACAACCTGCTGATGTACGCCTTCTCGGCCGTGCCGGCGCGACCGATCCTCGATCGTCGCGGCTTTCCGCAGCTCGACCTGCTGCAGAACAACTGGCAGGCGATCCGCGCGGAGGCGATGCATCTGTTCGACGAGGGCTTCATCCGCTCGGCGGAGAAGCACAACGACGCGTCGTTCAACTCGTTCTTCAAGCAGGGCTGGAAGCGTTTCTACCTCAAGTGGTACGGCGAACCGCTGTCCTCGGCCGAGGCGCTCTGCCCCGAGACGGTCAAGCTGCTCAACTCCATCCCGAGCGTCAAGGCCGCGATGTTCGCCCTGCTCCCGCCGGGCAGCAAGCTCAATGCGCACCGCGACCCATTCGCCGGTTCGCTGCGCTACCACCTCGGCCTGATCACGCCCAACTCCGACGACTGCCGCATCTTCGTCGACGGTGAAATGCACGCCTGGCGCGACGGGAAAGACGTCGTCTTCGACGAGACTTACGTGCACTGGGCCGAGAACCGCACGGACCAGACCCGCGTGATCCTCTTCGCCGACGTCGAGCGTCCGCTGAAGAGCCGCCTGATGACGGGCATCAACAAGCGCGTCGGCGCTTTCATGGGTTCGATCACCGCCTCGCCCAACAGCGACGACGGCAATGAGCAAGTCGGCTTCGTCAATCGCATGTTCGCCCTGAACAAGCGTGGCCGCGAGCGCACGCGCAAATTCAAGAAGGCGAACCCGAAGCTGTTCCGCCTGATCAAGTACGTCGGCATCGTGCTGATGATCTGGCTGATCTTCCTGGCGCCCTACCCGTTCTACCGCTGA